One genomic region from Amycolatopsis sp. FBCC-B4732 encodes:
- a CDS encoding helix-turn-helix transcriptional regulator produces the protein MGIRSTRLIGRDRELGALSQALEKARTDHGGAFFLVGEGGIGKSRLAADVAARALATGLPVLRGRASSIGPMVPFRPLAEALLSHFRGGHPPAAPELDPLVPVLARLVPDWYRGDRPHDNGNLLVLAEAVFRLLSVAGREGGCLIVLEDLHNADAETLFIVEYLVDNLASSRVMLIGTLRNEPGEALRLATAAAQRSASHTFELTRLDAERTRDFAAACLETEPAAVPTAVANLLWQNSEGVPFVVEELLHGMVTDGLLVGGANGWQVVGELQARVPEALISSIAARVDALGADGETLLSVAAVLGRRFPLSVVQAVTDMDDRMLHNHISASVAAHLVTTDETTPGWYAFRHPLTAEALLARLVPSTKANLARRAADAVELLHPGLPGELCALAAALRLTAMDHPGAGRLFAEAGRRALDGGAADTAVTMLTRAVDLLATASPDDRADALESLLHALGQTGQFDRAVEFSARFAEIGRLERAVDLHVQLAWAAYIGGRHDECLNQIEQARAPLGGEMTEEQKAGLDAVEATLWLDVPGPAHTERARLLAEQAWEVAERAGVPFVSCQALQVLGMVALETDLAEAERYLQLARRLAERHQLTHLRTQVLVRLGGHRMLAEGDVRTFDLARAEAQRTGAITLTCAVDASRAVHAVMRGEFAQAEKILDENLAVLGRLRLVALLQYTHMTRAMVAAHQADRVRMEQALDDFRAEGGNSAQEMVLSVGLAQVFCSLLEEDAERARRELAQVLALEERQPSRFHLAGQHGLRLLVEALDGTAPPERPPAAVSGMRWNRQFVLLGDAVRHGRAGSPELADEAVAAAIEAAAPFPMSRHLGLRMVAESAAADGWGDPVTWLKEAEEYFHQADVTAVASACRGLLRKTGVAVGQRRTGSDRLPAGLRSAGVTVREYEVLQLLADNMGNKDIARRLHISPRTVEKHVASLMAKSNLQNRSALTEYARNTPH, from the coding sequence ATGGGCATCCGATCGACGCGCCTGATCGGGCGCGACAGGGAGCTCGGCGCCCTGTCCCAGGCTCTGGAGAAGGCCCGCACCGACCACGGTGGGGCCTTCTTCCTTGTCGGTGAAGGCGGGATCGGCAAGTCCCGGCTCGCCGCCGACGTCGCCGCACGGGCACTGGCGACCGGGCTCCCCGTGCTGCGTGGACGAGCCAGCTCGATCGGCCCGATGGTGCCGTTCCGGCCGCTGGCCGAAGCCCTGCTGTCGCACTTCCGCGGCGGCCACCCGCCCGCGGCGCCCGAGCTCGACCCGCTCGTGCCGGTGCTCGCCCGGCTCGTGCCCGACTGGTACCGCGGCGACCGCCCGCACGACAACGGCAACCTCCTCGTCCTGGCCGAGGCGGTGTTCCGGCTGCTGTCGGTGGCCGGGCGCGAAGGCGGCTGCCTGATCGTGCTGGAGGACCTGCACAACGCGGACGCCGAAACGCTGTTCATCGTCGAGTACCTCGTCGACAACCTGGCGTCGAGCCGGGTGATGCTGATCGGGACCCTGCGCAACGAACCCGGCGAGGCGCTGCGGCTGGCGACCGCGGCGGCGCAGCGCTCGGCCAGTCACACCTTCGAGCTGACCCGGCTCGACGCCGAGCGCACCCGGGACTTCGCCGCCGCCTGCCTGGAAACCGAGCCGGCCGCGGTGCCCACCGCCGTCGCGAACCTGTTGTGGCAGAACAGCGAAGGCGTGCCCTTCGTCGTCGAGGAGCTGCTGCACGGCATGGTCACCGACGGCCTGCTCGTCGGCGGCGCGAACGGCTGGCAGGTCGTCGGCGAACTGCAGGCCCGCGTCCCGGAGGCGCTGATCAGCAGCATCGCCGCGCGCGTCGACGCACTCGGCGCGGACGGCGAGACGCTGCTTTCGGTGGCCGCTGTGCTGGGCCGGCGGTTCCCGCTGTCGGTCGTGCAGGCGGTGACCGACATGGACGACCGCATGCTGCACAACCACATCAGCGCGAGCGTCGCCGCGCACCTGGTCACCACCGACGAGACCACGCCCGGCTGGTACGCCTTCCGCCACCCGCTCACCGCGGAGGCGCTGCTGGCCCGGCTCGTGCCGTCGACGAAGGCGAACCTGGCGCGCCGGGCCGCGGACGCCGTCGAGCTGCTGCACCCGGGCCTGCCCGGCGAGCTGTGCGCGCTGGCCGCGGCGCTGCGGCTGACGGCGATGGACCACCCCGGCGCCGGGCGGCTGTTCGCCGAAGCCGGCCGGCGCGCCCTCGACGGCGGTGCCGCCGACACGGCGGTGACCATGCTGACCCGCGCCGTCGACCTGCTGGCCACGGCGAGCCCCGACGACCGCGCCGACGCGCTGGAGTCCCTGCTGCACGCGCTGGGGCAGACCGGGCAGTTCGACCGCGCCGTCGAGTTTTCCGCTCGTTTCGCCGAGATCGGCCGGCTGGAGCGGGCGGTCGACCTGCACGTCCAGCTGGCGTGGGCGGCCTACATCGGCGGCCGGCACGACGAGTGCCTCAACCAGATCGAGCAGGCCCGCGCCCCGCTCGGCGGCGAGATGACCGAGGAGCAGAAGGCGGGCCTCGACGCCGTCGAAGCGACGCTGTGGCTGGACGTCCCGGGCCCGGCGCACACCGAACGCGCTCGCCTGCTGGCCGAGCAGGCGTGGGAGGTGGCCGAGCGCGCCGGCGTGCCGTTCGTGTCGTGCCAGGCGTTGCAGGTGCTCGGCATGGTGGCGCTGGAGACGGACCTGGCGGAGGCCGAGCGCTACCTGCAGCTGGCGCGGCGGCTGGCCGAACGCCACCAGCTGACGCACCTGCGCACCCAGGTGCTGGTCCGCCTCGGCGGGCACCGGATGCTCGCCGAGGGCGACGTCCGCACGTTCGACCTGGCCCGCGCGGAGGCCCAGCGCACCGGCGCGATCACGCTCACCTGCGCGGTCGACGCGAGCCGCGCGGTGCACGCGGTGATGCGCGGCGAGTTCGCGCAGGCGGAGAAGATCCTCGACGAGAACCTCGCCGTCCTCGGCCGGCTCCGGCTCGTCGCGCTGCTGCAGTACACGCACATGACCCGCGCGATGGTGGCCGCCCACCAGGCGGACCGGGTCCGGATGGAGCAGGCGCTCGACGACTTCCGCGCCGAGGGCGGCAACAGCGCGCAGGAGATGGTGCTCAGCGTCGGGCTGGCGCAGGTGTTCTGCTCGCTGCTGGAGGAGGACGCCGAACGAGCCCGCCGCGAGCTGGCGCAGGTGCTGGCCCTGGAGGAGCGCCAGCCGAGCCGCTTCCACCTGGCGGGCCAGCACGGCCTGCGGCTGCTGGTCGAGGCGCTCGACGGCACGGCACCGCCCGAGCGGCCCCCGGCGGCGGTCAGCGGTATGCGCTGGAACCGCCAGTTCGTCCTGCTGGGCGACGCGGTCCGCCACGGCCGCGCCGGGTCCCCGGAACTCGCCGACGAAGCGGTGGCGGCGGCGATCGAGGCGGCGGCGCCGTTCCCGATGAGCAGGCACCTCGGCCTGCGCATGGTGGCGGAGTCCGCCGCGGCCGACGGCTGGGGCGACCCGGTGACGTGGCTCAAGGAAGCGGAGGAGTACTTCCACCAGGCGGACGTGACGGCGGTGGCGAGCGCGTGCCGCGGGCTGCTGCGCAAGACCGGCGTCGCGGTCGGCCAGCGCCGCACGGGCTCGGACCGCCTCCCGGCGGGCCTGCGCTCGGCGGGGGTGACCGTCCGCGAGTACGAGGTGCTGCAGCTGCTGGCGGACAACATGGGCAACAAGGACATCGCCCGGCGGCTGCACATCTCGCCGCGGACGGTGGAGAAGCACGTGGCCAGCCTGATGGCGAAGTCGAACCTGCAGAACCGCAGCGCGCTGACGGAGTACGCGCGCAACACCCCGCACTGA
- a CDS encoding ATP-binding protein produces the protein MLLDKFVFDREPAQVRRVRDWVRERLATADEVPDEIAADVVLIAGELAANAVRHAIGPVRALLTCADSTVWIGIEDSGGAAWFDPAAPDVAPVGTGLKLVAACSRRHGHFHRRDGGKTVWAEIPIGT, from the coding sequence ATGCTGCTGGACAAGTTCGTGTTCGACAGGGAACCCGCCCAGGTCCGCCGGGTGCGCGACTGGGTGCGCGAGCGCCTGGCCACGGCGGACGAAGTGCCGGACGAGATCGCGGCGGACGTCGTGCTGATCGCGGGGGAGCTGGCCGCGAACGCGGTCCGCCACGCGATCGGCCCGGTGCGCGCGCTGCTGACGTGCGCGGATTCGACGGTGTGGATCGGTATCGAGGACTCCGGCGGAGCGGCGTGGTTCGACCCGGCGGCGCCCGACGTGGCCCCGGTCGGCACCGGCCTGAAGCTGGTCGCCGCGTGCAGCCGCCGACACGGTCACTTCCACCGCCGAGACGGCGGCAAGACGGTCTGGGCGGAGATCCCGATCGGCACCTGA
- a CDS encoding TetR/AcrR family transcriptional regulator produces MSPATKQLTAKGAATRQRIVEGAAEEIRERGVAVTTLDDVRARTGTSKSQLFHYFPGGKEDLLLEVARYEADQVIAAQQPQLGGLTSWAAWRRWRDTVVSHYTERGQHCPLNVLISQLGRATPGAQAVVGEMLERWRQEIAAGIRHLQAAGEVAADTDPERTAAALLAGIQGGVVVMLSTGRIDHLEAALDVGIENLRASGNR; encoded by the coding sequence GTGAGTCCAGCCACCAAGCAGCTGACCGCCAAGGGCGCGGCGACGCGGCAGCGGATCGTCGAAGGCGCGGCGGAGGAGATCCGGGAGCGCGGCGTCGCCGTCACGACGCTGGACGACGTCCGGGCGCGGACCGGCACGAGCAAGAGCCAGCTCTTCCACTACTTCCCCGGCGGCAAGGAAGACCTGCTGCTGGAAGTGGCCCGCTACGAAGCGGATCAGGTGATCGCGGCCCAGCAGCCCCAGCTGGGCGGGCTGACGTCGTGGGCGGCGTGGCGGCGCTGGCGCGACACGGTCGTCTCGCACTACACCGAACGCGGGCAGCACTGCCCGCTCAACGTGCTGATCTCCCAGCTCGGCCGTGCGACACCGGGCGCGCAGGCCGTCGTCGGCGAGATGCTGGAGCGGTGGCGGCAGGAGATCGCGGCCGGCATCCGGCACCTGCAAGCGGCCGGCGAGGTGGCCGCGGACACCGACCCCGAACGCACCGCCGCCGCCCTGCTGGCGGGGATCCAGGGCGGCGTGGTGGTGATGCTGTCGACCGGGCGCATCGACCACCTCGAAGCGGCGCTCGACGTCGGGATCGAAAACCTGCGGGCGAGCGGGAACCGGTGA
- a CDS encoding YceI family protein, producing the protein MTSATTYPQLTGEYTLDAAHSRIGFVARHAMVTKVRGSFNEFTGAATIDGDAPEKSSVQVTIQAHSIDTRNADRDGHLKSNDFLSMDEYPQITFTSTEVKQTGETSFDVTGDLTIKDVTRSVTVPFEFEGSAKDPFGNDRIGFEGSTTISRKDYGITWNAALETGGVLVSDKVTLEFEISAIKNA; encoded by the coding sequence ATGACCAGCGCGACCACCTACCCCCAGCTGACCGGCGAATACACCCTCGACGCCGCCCACTCGCGGATCGGGTTCGTCGCCCGCCACGCCATGGTGACCAAGGTGCGCGGCAGCTTCAACGAGTTCACCGGTGCCGCCACGATCGACGGCGACGCGCCGGAGAAGTCGAGCGTCCAGGTGACCATCCAGGCGCACAGCATCGACACCCGCAACGCGGACCGCGACGGGCACCTGAAGAGCAACGACTTCCTGTCGATGGACGAGTACCCGCAGATCACCTTCACCTCGACCGAGGTCAAGCAGACCGGCGAGACCTCCTTCGACGTCACCGGCGACCTGACCATCAAGGACGTCACCCGCTCGGTGACCGTCCCGTTCGAGTTCGAGGGCTCCGCGAAGGACCCGTTCGGCAACGACCGCATCGGCTTCGAAGGCTCCACCACGATCAGCCGCAAGGACTACGGCATCACCTGGAACGCCGCCCTCGAGACCGGTGGCGTGCTGGTGAGCGACAAGGTCACCCTCGAGTTCGAGATCTCCGCGATCAAGAACGCCTGA
- a CDS encoding MarR family winged helix-turn-helix transcriptional regulator: protein MGDLSALDTGEAAFWRSLIRVTTVLPRALEDQFLPETGLTVSDYGVLVALSEAPDHLLRISALAATTALSLSRISRVVDDLTRRGLVEKRRCKEDGRASNAVLTAAGLARLEAAFPSHLARVRASVFDHLSAEDIRAAGPVLARLAAVLDATPPTDEEPRTR, encoded by the coding sequence ATGGGTGATCTTTCCGCGCTCGACACCGGAGAAGCCGCGTTCTGGCGGTCGCTGATCCGCGTCACGACCGTGCTCCCGCGCGCCCTGGAGGACCAGTTCCTGCCGGAGACCGGTCTCACGGTCAGCGACTACGGCGTGCTCGTCGCGCTGTCGGAAGCCCCGGACCACCTGCTCCGCATCTCCGCGCTGGCGGCGACGACGGCGTTGTCGCTCAGCCGGATCAGCCGGGTGGTCGACGACCTCACCCGCCGCGGGCTGGTCGAGAAGCGGCGCTGCAAGGAAGACGGGCGCGCATCCAACGCCGTGCTGACCGCCGCCGGATTGGCCAGACTGGAGGCGGCGTTCCCGAGCCACCTGGCCCGCGTGCGGGCTTCGGTGTTCGACCACCTGAGCGCCGAGGACATCCGGGCGGCCGGGCCGGTGCTGGCCCGGCTGGCCGCGGTGCTCGACGCCACTCCCCCGACCGACGAGGAGCCGAGGACGCGATGA
- a CDS encoding glutathione S-transferase family protein: MSDKGEYQRDLNYLPDRITADGRDGWPVEPGRYRLVVARACPWANRAVIVRRLLGLEPVLSMGIAGPVHDERSWSFDLDPGGRDPVLGIERLQEAFFKRDPQYPRGITVPAFVDVPTGQVVTNDFAQMTLDMSTEWTAYHRDGAPELYPEKLRDEIDDVAQKVFTDVNNAVYQCGFARSQEAYEHSYRKLFARLDWLSERLAGQRYLVGDTITEADVRLFTTLVRFDAVYHGHFKCNRQKLTELPVLWAYTRDLFQTPGFGDTIDFPQIKEHYYVVHENVNPTGIVPLGPDTSGWLTPHDREQLGGRPFGDGTPPGPPPADERVPEL, from the coding sequence ATGAGCGACAAGGGCGAGTACCAGCGGGACCTGAACTACCTCCCGGACCGCATCACCGCCGACGGCCGCGACGGCTGGCCGGTCGAACCCGGCCGCTACCGGCTGGTCGTGGCCCGTGCGTGCCCATGGGCGAACCGCGCGGTGATCGTCCGGCGGCTGCTGGGCCTGGAGCCGGTGCTTTCGATGGGCATCGCCGGGCCGGTGCACGACGAACGCAGCTGGAGCTTCGACCTCGACCCCGGTGGGCGCGACCCGGTGCTCGGCATCGAGCGCCTGCAGGAGGCGTTCTTCAAGCGCGACCCGCAGTACCCGCGCGGCATCACTGTGCCCGCGTTCGTCGACGTGCCCACCGGCCAGGTCGTCACCAACGACTTCGCGCAGATGACCCTCGACATGTCGACCGAGTGGACGGCGTACCACCGCGACGGCGCGCCCGAGCTGTACCCCGAGAAGCTGCGCGACGAGATCGACGACGTCGCGCAGAAGGTGTTCACCGACGTCAACAACGCGGTGTACCAGTGCGGGTTCGCCCGGTCACAGGAGGCGTACGAGCACTCCTACCGCAAGCTGTTCGCCCGGCTGGACTGGCTGTCGGAGCGGCTCGCGGGGCAGCGGTACCTGGTCGGCGACACGATCACCGAAGCCGACGTCCGCCTGTTCACCACGCTCGTCCGGTTCGACGCGGTCTACCACGGCCACTTCAAGTGCAACCGGCAGAAGCTGACCGAGCTGCCGGTGCTGTGGGCCTACACGCGCGACCTGTTCCAGACGCCCGGGTTCGGCGACACGATCGACTTCCCGCAGATCAAGGAGCACTACTACGTGGTGCACGAGAACGTGAACCCGACCGGGATCGTCCCGCTCGGCCCGGACACCTCGGGCTGGCTGACCCCGCACGACCGCGAGCAGCTCGGCGGCCGCCCGTTCGGCGACGGCACCCCGCCGGGCCCGCCGCCCGCCGACGAGCGGGTGCCCGAGCTGTAG
- a CDS encoding SDR family NAD(P)-dependent oxidoreductase — MERLRDRRILVTGAGSGIGRATTVRLVAEGARVVATDVKGLEDLPALETLTMDVADEAAVTAGVAAATEVLGGLDVLVNAAGILLASHTHETSLELWNRVLAVNLTGTFLVTRTALPALLAAEKGVVVNFSSTSASFAHPYMAAYSASKGGIQAFTHSLALEYGKQGLRAVSIAPGSVKSGITDSAASWLPQDIDFTLFGRLLPILPTGLTTEVGNAVARPEAVAGVVAMLASDDGEFITGTEIRVDGGTHT; from the coding sequence ATGGAACGCCTGCGCGATCGCCGGATCCTGGTCACCGGCGCCGGTTCCGGCATCGGCCGGGCCACCACCGTCCGCCTGGTGGCCGAGGGGGCGCGGGTCGTGGCCACCGACGTCAAGGGCCTCGAAGACCTGCCCGCGCTCGAGACGCTGACGATGGACGTCGCCGACGAAGCCGCGGTGACCGCCGGAGTGGCCGCGGCGACCGAGGTCCTGGGCGGCCTCGACGTCCTGGTCAACGCGGCGGGCATCCTGCTGGCGTCGCACACGCACGAGACGTCGCTGGAGCTGTGGAACCGGGTGCTGGCGGTCAACCTGACCGGCACGTTCCTGGTGACGCGCACGGCCCTGCCGGCACTGCTGGCCGCCGAGAAGGGCGTGGTGGTCAACTTCAGCTCGACGTCGGCTTCGTTCGCCCACCCGTACATGGCGGCGTACAGCGCGAGCAAGGGCGGGATCCAGGCGTTCACGCATTCCCTGGCCCTGGAGTACGGCAAGCAGGGCCTGCGCGCGGTGAGCATCGCCCCGGGCAGCGTGAAGAGCGGCATCACGGACTCGGCGGCGAGCTGGCTGCCCCAGGACATCGACTTCACGCTGTTCGGCCGGCTGCTGCCGATCCTGCCGACGGGTCTGACGACGGAGGTCGGCAACGCGGTGGCCCGCCCGGAGGCGGTGGCGGGAGTGGTGGCGATGCTGGCTTCGGACGACGGCGAGTTCATCACGGGCACGGAGATCCGTGTGGACGGCGGAACCCACACCTAG
- a CDS encoding YafY family protein → MRETPGRLLRLLSLLQMHRDWSGTDLAERLGVTTRTIRRDVGRLRELGYPVHAALGPIGGYRLGAGAELPPLLLDDDEAVAVVVGLHAGGVSGLEEASLRALTKVEQVLPSRLRHRVAALEASVLALPARGPVVAAEVLTAVSSAIRAAETLRFDYVSHDGRESRRSVEPHRLVSWGRRWYLVGWDTDRADWRTFRTDRLALRTPNGPRFGHREPPDGDLTAYLKRTMGREMWPLRARLKVHAPASELAGRVEGELTPIDERTCRWELASESWDVVAFVVGMVDVPFEVESPPELAERLRALSARYAAAT, encoded by the coding sequence ATGCGCGAAACCCCCGGCCGCCTGCTGCGGTTGCTGTCGCTGCTCCAGATGCACCGCGACTGGTCCGGCACCGACCTGGCCGAACGCCTCGGCGTGACGACCCGGACGATCCGCCGTGACGTCGGCCGCCTGCGCGAACTGGGCTACCCGGTCCACGCGGCGCTGGGCCCGATCGGCGGCTACCGCCTGGGCGCCGGCGCGGAACTGCCACCCCTGCTGCTCGACGACGACGAAGCGGTCGCGGTGGTGGTCGGCCTGCACGCGGGCGGCGTCTCGGGGCTGGAGGAGGCGTCGCTGCGGGCGCTGACGAAGGTCGAGCAGGTCCTGCCGTCCCGGCTGCGCCACCGCGTGGCCGCACTGGAAGCGAGCGTGCTGGCCCTCCCGGCCCGCGGCCCGGTGGTGGCGGCGGAGGTCCTGACGGCGGTCTCGTCGGCGATCCGAGCGGCGGAGACGCTGCGCTTCGACTACGTGAGCCACGACGGCCGCGAGTCCCGCCGCTCGGTGGAGCCGCACCGCCTGGTCTCGTGGGGCCGCCGCTGGTACCTGGTCGGCTGGGACACCGACCGCGCGGACTGGCGGACGTTCCGCACGGACCGGCTGGCCCTTCGCACGCCCAACGGACCTCGCTTCGGCCACCGCGAACCGCCGGACGGCGACCTGACGGCGTACCTGAAGCGCACGATGGGCCGGGAGATGTGGCCGTTGCGCGCGCGGCTGAAGGTCCACGCGCCGGCGTCGGAGCTGGCGGGGCGGGTGGAGGGGGAGCTGACGCCGATCGACGAGCGGACGTGCCGGTGGGAGCTGGCCTCGGAATCGTGGGACGTCGTGGCGTTCGTGGTGGGGATGGTGGACGTGCCGTTCGAGGTGGAGTCACCCCCTGAGCTGGCGGAGCGCCTCCGGGCGCTTTCGGCGAGGTACGCAGCCGCCACCTAG
- a CDS encoding epoxide hydrolase family protein has product MDPFRIDVPQAGLDELHHRLARTRWPGELPGAGWGYGVSEPHLRELAEYWRTGFDWRAQEAQLNAFPQFTTTIDGQRVHFLHVRSPEPGAKPLIMTHGWPSTVADFLDVLGPLTDPRAHGGDPADAFHVVAPSVPGFAFSGPTGEPGWNTRRTARAWAELMRRLGYERYGAQGGDFGSIVSPELGRVAPESVIGVHVNAVANAGVPTAPGDLERLSEEDRKRARENEAWWYAHSGYATQMATRPQTLAYALNDSPAGQLAWNLEWFVDWDPAATRQAPVSRDAILTDVTIFWLTGTAGSAARLYLEAAQDGWGERPPPSGVPTAVANFRGDHALRGLAELSNTVTRWTEYDDGGHFASLQAPDVLVRDIREFFRDLDLRS; this is encoded by the coding sequence ATGGATCCCTTCCGCATCGACGTCCCGCAGGCCGGCCTCGACGAGCTGCACCACCGCCTCGCCCGCACCCGCTGGCCGGGCGAGCTGCCCGGCGCCGGCTGGGGGTACGGCGTCAGCGAACCCCACCTGCGCGAGCTCGCCGAGTACTGGCGCACCGGCTTCGACTGGCGGGCGCAGGAAGCGCAGCTCAACGCGTTCCCGCAGTTCACGACCACGATCGACGGCCAGCGCGTGCACTTCCTCCACGTCCGCTCGCCCGAGCCCGGCGCGAAGCCGCTGATCATGACCCACGGCTGGCCGAGCACCGTCGCGGACTTCCTCGACGTCCTCGGTCCGCTCACCGACCCGCGGGCCCACGGTGGCGACCCGGCGGACGCGTTCCACGTCGTCGCGCCTTCGGTCCCCGGTTTCGCGTTCTCCGGCCCGACCGGCGAGCCGGGCTGGAACACGCGCCGGACGGCGCGGGCGTGGGCCGAGCTGATGCGGCGGCTGGGCTACGAGCGCTACGGCGCCCAGGGCGGTGACTTCGGCAGCATCGTCTCGCCCGAGCTGGGCCGGGTCGCGCCGGAGTCGGTGATCGGGGTGCACGTCAACGCCGTCGCGAACGCCGGGGTGCCGACCGCGCCGGGCGACCTCGAGCGACTGTCCGAAGAGGACCGGAAGCGGGCGCGGGAGAACGAAGCCTGGTGGTACGCCCACTCGGGGTACGCCACGCAGATGGCCACCCGCCCGCAGACGCTGGCCTACGCGCTGAACGACTCCCCCGCCGGGCAGCTCGCGTGGAACCTGGAGTGGTTCGTGGACTGGGACCCGGCCGCCACGCGGCAGGCGCCGGTCTCCCGGGACGCGATCCTGACCGACGTGACGATCTTCTGGCTCACCGGCACCGCGGGCTCGGCGGCGCGCCTCTACCTGGAGGCGGCCCAGGACGGCTGGGGCGAGCGCCCGCCACCGTCCGGCGTCCCGACGGCGGTCGCGAACTTCCGCGGCGACCACGCGCTGCGGGGCCTGGCCGAGCTGTCCAACACGGTGACGCGGTGGACGGAGTACGACGACGGCGGGCACTTCGCGTCCCTGCAGGCGCCGGACGTGCTGGTGCGCGACATCCGGGAGTTCTTCCGCGACCTCGACCTCCGGTCCTGA
- a CDS encoding MFS transporter, whose translation MTEQVAERSGTVAVARARWAALAVFFVNGTVFSTFVSRVPSLKLDLGLSDGTLGAILTLFGLAALLTMQFAGPLVGRFGSARVIRLAVVVSPFLLAGIGLAGDAVQLGGAVLLLGMMHGTLDVAMNAHAVVVERESGRSVMSSCHAAWSISAVAASLVGAGFTRAGSSAAEHYLWVGAVLVVAGLAATAGLLPASADRVEETGGGGTKRASWRSGWTRRVCVFGAMGFTAMILEAMVISWSGVFLHDARGATLAAAALGFTAFSACQAAGRLVGDRLTERHGAPALFRVGGVIAAVGLAVVVLSPSWVAGIAGFALLGLGGSVLLPLIFSAVGHAGGAGAGAATFLSRFTTFTYAGGLIGPALIGWFAEATSLTWTLAGLLPLLGAVVLNARVMAGQERKAPLAG comes from the coding sequence ATGACTGAGCAGGTCGCCGAGCGGAGCGGCACCGTCGCCGTGGCGCGGGCGCGGTGGGCCGCGCTCGCCGTGTTCTTCGTCAACGGCACGGTGTTCTCCACCTTCGTCAGCCGCGTGCCGTCGCTGAAGCTCGACCTCGGGCTCAGTGACGGCACGCTCGGCGCCATCCTGACGTTGTTCGGCCTGGCGGCGCTGCTCACCATGCAGTTCGCCGGCCCGCTGGTGGGCCGGTTCGGCAGCGCCCGCGTGATCCGGCTGGCCGTGGTCGTGTCGCCGTTCCTGCTGGCCGGGATCGGTCTCGCGGGCGACGCCGTCCAGCTCGGCGGCGCGGTGCTGCTGCTCGGCATGATGCACGGCACGCTCGACGTCGCCATGAACGCGCACGCGGTCGTGGTGGAACGGGAGAGCGGCCGGTCGGTGATGAGCAGCTGCCACGCGGCCTGGAGCATCAGCGCCGTCGCCGCGTCGCTGGTGGGTGCCGGGTTCACCCGGGCGGGCAGCTCGGCGGCCGAGCACTACCTGTGGGTCGGCGCCGTGCTCGTCGTCGCCGGCCTGGCGGCCACGGCCGGACTGCTGCCGGCGTCGGCCGACCGCGTCGAGGAGACCGGTGGTGGCGGCACAAAGCGGGCGAGCTGGCGATCCGGCTGGACCCGGCGGGTGTGCGTGTTCGGGGCGATGGGGTTCACCGCGATGATCCTCGAAGCCATGGTGATCAGCTGGAGCGGCGTCTTCCTGCACGACGCCCGCGGCGCCACCCTCGCCGCGGCGGCGCTGGGCTTCACGGCGTTCTCCGCCTGCCAAGCCGCCGGCCGGCTCGTCGGCGACCGGCTGACCGAACGCCACGGGGCACCGGCGCTGTTCCGCGTCGGCGGCGTCATCGCGGCGGTCGGGCTCGCCGTCGTCGTGCTGAGCCCGTCGTGGGTGGCCGGCATCGCGGGGTTCGCGCTGCTGGGGCTCGGCGGCTCGGTCCTGCTGCCCCTGATCTTCAGCGCGGTCGGCCACGCCGGCGGCGCGGGCGCCGGGGCGGCGACGTTCCTGTCCCGGTTCACCACGTTCACCTACGCGGGCGGCCTGATCGGCCCGGCGCTCATCGGGTGGTTCGCGGAAGCCACCAGCCTCACGTGGACGCTGGCCGGGCTGCTCCCGTTGCTGGGCGCGGTGGTGCTGAACGCCAGGGTGATGGCCGGCCAGGAGCGGAAGGCGCCCCTGGCCGGCTGA